From a single Couchioplanes caeruleus genomic region:
- a CDS encoding SAM-dependent methyltransferase, giving the protein MPGDHHLPTGIDPNRPSAARIYDAFLGGNHNFAADRAVADRARELVPELPGIVQANRAFLRRAVRFAAGRGIRQFLDLGSGIPANGNVHEVAREVQPEARVAYVDLDPTAVLHAREILGADPRTVVIQGDLQRPEAVLTDLHLRGLLDLGEPVCVLMIAVLHFAPDSAELTAALRHYRDAVAPGSCLAVSHATGTARAEEMERFVDLYNRTGTPLVPRDRRRVEALFDGWDLVEPGVVHSTEWHPDPGDDVPGDPAATLTYVGVGTRPQAAPR; this is encoded by the coding sequence ATGCCAGGGGATCACCATCTGCCGACCGGGATCGACCCGAACCGGCCCAGCGCCGCGCGAATCTACGACGCGTTCCTCGGCGGGAACCACAACTTCGCGGCGGACCGGGCGGTCGCCGACCGCGCCCGCGAGCTCGTCCCCGAGCTGCCCGGCATCGTCCAGGCCAACCGGGCGTTCCTGCGCCGCGCCGTCCGCTTCGCCGCCGGCCGGGGCATTCGCCAGTTCCTCGACCTCGGCTCCGGCATCCCGGCGAACGGCAACGTGCACGAGGTCGCCCGGGAGGTGCAGCCCGAGGCGCGCGTCGCGTACGTCGACCTCGACCCCACCGCGGTCCTGCACGCCCGGGAGATCCTCGGCGCGGATCCGCGTACCGTCGTCATCCAGGGCGATCTGCAGCGGCCGGAAGCGGTGCTGACCGACCTGCACCTGCGTGGCCTGCTCGACCTCGGCGAACCGGTCTGCGTGCTGATGATCGCCGTGCTGCACTTCGCGCCCGACAGCGCCGAGCTGACCGCCGCCCTGCGCCACTACCGCGACGCGGTCGCTCCCGGCAGCTGCCTGGCCGTCTCCCACGCCACCGGGACCGCGCGCGCCGAGGAGATGGAACGCTTCGTCGACCTCTACAACCGCACGGGTACGCCGCTCGTCCCGCGCGACCGCCGGCGCGTCGAGGCGCTGTTCGACGGCTGGGACCTCGTCGAGCCCGGCGTGGTGCACAGCACCGAGTGGCACCCCGATCCGGGCGACGACGTGCCCGGCGATCCGGCGGCGACCCTCACCTACGTCGGCGTCGGCACCAGACCTCAGGCCGCCCCGCGGTAG
- a CDS encoding serine hydrolase domain-containing protein — MSVSMSRRTLLSAAAGSVAAVAVGTEAGAAPATRTRVTPALRELEAKIRAGMARYAIPGVAVGVWHRGAEYVRGFGVTNVDDPVPVDGDTVFRVASTTKTFTGTAAMRLVERGRLDLDRTVRSYLPDFHTADRAASARVTVRELLNHSAGWLGDFFLDTGSGADALARYVEAMSVLPQLTPPGTVFAYNNAALSLAGRLIEVITGASYEEAVRTLVLDPLRLRHSAFFLDDIPGASVAVPHGVDADGKPFAAPEAFAMPRAIHPAGGLISSARDQLRWARFHLGNGRTPDGRRLLTRRSMHEMQSHPGPGGTLFVELDGFGVTWMLRPTAQGPKVVQHGGDWAGQHSGFLMVPERDFALTVLTNSEGGPLLTAELFADDWALRRFAGVRNLPAVTRPVPGAALAGYEGRYSGSQIGFEGETATVELDLVADAGGLSVRVGGQEALRLAFYRRDYVRVLDPGGTDTHFRANFVRGAGGEVAWLRYGGRLYHRGAATLRSAGTSLPLQRSTLPYPGLG; from the coding sequence ATGTCAGTGTCGATGTCGCGGCGTACGTTGCTGAGCGCCGCCGCGGGAAGCGTCGCCGCCGTGGCGGTGGGGACGGAGGCGGGCGCGGCGCCCGCCACCCGGACCCGGGTCACGCCGGCGCTGCGCGAGCTGGAGGCGAAGATCCGCGCCGGCATGGCCCGGTACGCGATCCCCGGCGTGGCGGTCGGCGTCTGGCACCGCGGCGCCGAGTACGTGCGGGGCTTCGGGGTCACGAACGTCGACGACCCGGTGCCGGTGGACGGCGACACCGTCTTCCGCGTCGCGTCCACGACCAAGACGTTCACCGGCACGGCCGCGATGCGCCTGGTGGAACGGGGCCGCCTCGACCTCGACCGTACGGTGCGCAGCTATCTGCCGGACTTCCACACCGCGGACCGGGCGGCGTCCGCGCGGGTGACCGTACGCGAGCTGCTCAACCACAGTGCCGGGTGGCTCGGCGACTTCTTCCTCGACACCGGCAGCGGCGCGGACGCGCTCGCCCGGTACGTCGAGGCGATGTCCGTGCTGCCCCAGCTCACCCCGCCCGGGACGGTGTTCGCGTACAACAACGCGGCGCTGTCGCTGGCCGGCCGGCTGATCGAGGTGATCACCGGGGCGTCGTACGAGGAGGCCGTACGCACGCTGGTGCTCGACCCGCTGCGGCTGCGGCACAGCGCCTTCTTCCTCGACGACATCCCCGGTGCGTCGGTCGCCGTGCCGCACGGTGTGGACGCCGACGGCAAGCCGTTCGCCGCCCCCGAGGCGTTCGCCATGCCGAGGGCCATCCACCCGGCCGGCGGCCTGATCTCCAGCGCCCGGGACCAGCTGCGCTGGGCTCGGTTCCACCTCGGCAACGGCCGTACGCCCGACGGCCGCCGGCTGCTCACCCGGCGCTCGATGCACGAGATGCAGTCGCATCCCGGGCCGGGCGGCACCCTGTTCGTCGAGCTGGACGGCTTCGGCGTCACGTGGATGCTGCGCCCGACCGCGCAGGGGCCGAAGGTGGTGCAGCACGGCGGCGACTGGGCCGGCCAGCACTCCGGCTTCCTCATGGTGCCCGAACGCGACTTCGCGCTGACCGTGCTCACCAACTCCGAGGGTGGCCCGCTGCTCACCGCCGAGCTGTTCGCCGACGACTGGGCGCTGCGCCGCTTCGCCGGGGTGCGCAACCTCCCCGCGGTGACCCGCCCGGTGCCGGGCGCCGCGCTGGCCGGGTACGAGGGCCGGTACTCGGGGTCCCAGATCGGCTTCGAGGGCGAGACCGCCACCGTCGAGCTCGACCTGGTCGCGGACGCCGGCGGGCTCAGCGTGCGGGTCGGCGGGCAGGAAGCGCTGCGGCTGGCGTTCTACCGCCGCGACTACGTCCGGGTCCTGGACCCCGGGGGAACGGACACGCACTTCCGCGCCAACTTCGTGCGCGGGGCCGGCGGGGAGGTCGCGTGGCTGCGCTACGGCGGCCGGCTCTACCACCGCGGCGCCGCGACGCTGCGCAGCGCCGGCACGTCGCTGCCGCTGCAGCGCTCCACGCTGCCGTACCCGGGGCTCGGGTAG
- a CDS encoding PAS domain S-box protein, whose product MPTTDALTGHLVDEAPDAVIVSRADGTIVIANRRAHEMFGYEPGRLLERSVDDLVPPEARARHPGHRAGYLASEHPPLRRLPLRGLRSDGQVFPVEISLAAVTVPGGDMLVTSVLRDDTRHREAQEARTLLASVVQSSHDAIVTTDLDGVVLTWNPGAELLYGYPAAKMVGQPIDRIVPPERRVDEEEIRTLVRIGGRMDRYRTTRLHADGSVLPVSVQVSPLRDAGGTIVGMATTARDISERERAEAQVQAVLDAAPDALLGVDELGAIVLVNAEAERLFGLPRYDLVQMGVRRLLPDGLPPAAAMLRTRGDSTPLDTERIEGGDDPATAAPRWATRTARRRDGSELPVEISCSALDADGRIIVVAAIRDITDRLTAEAEQQALRDEAEQQRIEARLQRTQRLESLGQLAGGVAHDFNNLLAVILNYASFIAEDAPGTAFARDAEQIARAARRGSDLTHQLLAFARREVIRPRALDVNTIVAEVEQMLRRSIGEHITLTTRTAPVPPVMADPGQLEQVLINLAVNARDAMPSGGHVTIDTAAVQVDADHPAARGGLEPGPYVRIRVSDTGTGMPRDVIDKAFDPFFTTKPSGQGTGLGLATVYGIVTQAGGTVQIYSEPGYGTTITILLPVTDAVAEDTRPATPSGDFGGHGATVLVVEDETALREVTERILRRGGYTVLTATDGLDALRISRTHEGTIDVLLTDVIMPGMLGKDLAEAVTTVRPGIRVLFMSGYAQPVLTTHGTLGADVHLLEKPFTGAELLQALHAQRHAGRD is encoded by the coding sequence GTGCCGACGACCGATGCCTTGACCGGACACCTGGTGGACGAGGCGCCCGACGCGGTGATCGTCAGCCGGGCGGACGGCACCATCGTCATCGCCAACCGCCGCGCGCACGAGATGTTCGGGTACGAGCCGGGCCGCCTGCTGGAGCGGTCCGTCGACGACCTCGTCCCGCCCGAGGCCCGCGCCCGCCACCCCGGGCACCGGGCCGGGTACCTGGCCAGCGAGCACCCGCCGCTGCGCCGGCTGCCCCTGCGCGGCCTGCGCAGCGACGGCCAGGTCTTCCCGGTGGAGATCTCGCTCGCGGCGGTCACCGTGCCCGGCGGGGACATGCTGGTGACCTCGGTGCTGCGCGACGACACCCGGCACCGCGAGGCCCAGGAGGCCCGGACCCTGCTGGCCTCCGTGGTCCAGTCCTCGCACGACGCCATCGTGACCACCGACCTCGACGGCGTGGTGCTCACCTGGAACCCGGGCGCCGAGCTGCTGTACGGCTACCCGGCCGCCAAGATGGTGGGCCAGCCGATCGACCGGATCGTCCCGCCGGAACGCCGCGTGGACGAGGAGGAGATCCGGACCCTGGTGCGCATCGGCGGCCGCATGGACCGCTACCGCACCACCCGGTTGCACGCCGACGGCTCCGTACTGCCGGTGTCGGTGCAGGTCAGCCCGCTGCGCGACGCGGGCGGGACGATCGTGGGGATGGCCACCACGGCCCGCGACATCAGCGAGCGGGAACGCGCCGAGGCCCAGGTGCAGGCCGTCCTGGACGCCGCGCCGGACGCCCTGCTCGGCGTCGACGAGCTCGGCGCCATCGTGCTCGTCAACGCCGAGGCGGAACGGCTGTTCGGGCTGCCGCGCTACGACCTCGTCCAGATGGGGGTGCGCCGGCTGCTGCCCGACGGGTTGCCGCCGGCGGCCGCGATGCTGCGGACCCGTGGCGACTCGACCCCGCTGGACACCGAACGCATCGAGGGCGGCGACGACCCCGCGACCGCGGCGCCGCGGTGGGCCACCCGTACGGCCCGGCGCCGCGACGGCAGCGAACTCCCCGTGGAGATCTCCTGCAGCGCGCTCGACGCCGACGGCCGGATCATCGTCGTGGCCGCCATCCGGGACATCACCGACCGGCTCACCGCCGAGGCCGAGCAGCAGGCGCTGCGCGACGAGGCCGAGCAGCAGCGCATCGAGGCCCGCCTGCAGCGCACCCAGCGGCTGGAGAGCCTGGGCCAGCTCGCCGGCGGGGTGGCGCACGACTTCAACAACCTGCTCGCCGTGATCCTCAACTACGCGTCGTTCATCGCCGAGGACGCCCCCGGCACCGCGTTCGCCCGCGACGCCGAGCAGATCGCCCGGGCGGCCCGCCGGGGCAGCGACCTGACCCACCAGCTGCTGGCGTTCGCCCGCCGGGAGGTGATCCGCCCGCGGGCGCTGGACGTCAACACGATCGTCGCCGAGGTGGAGCAGATGCTGCGGCGCTCGATCGGCGAGCACATCACGCTGACCACCCGTACCGCGCCGGTGCCGCCGGTGATGGCCGACCCGGGCCAGCTCGAACAGGTGCTCATCAACCTCGCGGTCAATGCCCGCGACGCCATGCCCTCGGGCGGCCACGTCACCATCGACACCGCCGCCGTGCAGGTCGACGCCGACCATCCGGCCGCGCGGGGCGGGCTGGAGCCGGGCCCGTACGTGCGCATCCGGGTCTCCGACACCGGGACCGGCATGCCGCGCGACGTCATCGACAAGGCGTTCGACCCGTTCTTCACCACCAAGCCGAGCGGGCAGGGCACCGGCCTGGGCCTGGCCACCGTGTACGGCATCGTCACGCAGGCCGGCGGCACGGTCCAGATCTACTCCGAGCCCGGGTACGGCACCACGATCACGATCCTGCTGCCGGTGACCGACGCCGTCGCCGAGGACACCCGGCCCGCGACGCCGTCCGGCGACTTCGGCGGGCACGGCGCCACCGTGCTGGTCGTCGAGGACGAGACGGCGCTGCGCGAGGTGACCGAGCGCATCCTGCGGCGTGGCGGCTACACCGTGCTGACCGCGACCGACGGGCTGGACGCGCTGCGGATCAGCCGTACCCACGAGGGCACCATCGACGTGCTGCTCACCGATGTGATCATGCCGGGCATGCTGGGCAAGGACCTCGCCGAGGCGGTCACGACGGTGCGCCCGGGCATCCGGGTGCTGTTCATGTCCGGGTACGCCCAGCCCGTGCTGACCACGCACGGCACCCTGGGCGCGGACGTCCACCTGCTCGAGAAGCCGTTCACCGGCGCGGAGCTGCTGCAGGCGCTGCACGCGCAGCGACACGCCGGACGTGATTAA
- a CDS encoding MFS transporter: MTTALKQTSPRSLREAWVALAGLSAVFLFEMLDTSILTVALPTIGRELHASTTALQWVTGAYAVVFGGLMLAAGAIADRYGPRRIMLAGLGLLGAASLATVVVGTAGQLIAVRVAMGVAAAMTTPGSMALAFRLFDDDGLRVRATTLISTVGLAGLAVGPTTGGFLLAIAPWQVLLLVNVPIAVLAIVGVRSGIAPDSPAALHRDPVDLAGAALGTATIMLALVAPTLFVEKGAGSWVPWAATAAAAAGAALFVVRERTARHPLLDLRLIAHPLVSSGLAFKAAAGLATAGLGYLVTLQLQLDWGWTPGLAALGMLPQVVVLLAGGAVIGPLVERVGLERAGWLSAAAVVAGLGVYSALGRLGYGWVALALVLVAAGMRVVGVVAGVSVLRGLPQNRTTIGAALTDTATEVTSGAGIAVTGTILAALFTGDIATSRWSATQTAQFREAVTIAGFTLTVVAAALVAWGITRARRVTPRDTPDRRPAPQPR, from the coding sequence ATGACCACCGCTCTCAAGCAAACCTCACCACGGTCGCTGCGGGAGGCGTGGGTGGCCCTCGCCGGCCTGTCCGCGGTCTTCCTGTTCGAGATGCTGGACACCTCGATCCTCACCGTCGCGCTGCCCACGATCGGGCGTGAGCTGCACGCGTCCACCACCGCCCTGCAGTGGGTGACGGGCGCGTACGCCGTCGTGTTCGGCGGGTTGATGCTCGCCGCCGGCGCGATCGCCGACCGGTACGGCCCCCGGCGGATCATGCTCGCCGGGCTGGGCCTGCTCGGCGCCGCGAGCCTCGCCACCGTCGTCGTGGGCACCGCGGGGCAGCTGATCGCCGTACGGGTGGCGATGGGCGTGGCGGCCGCGATGACGACGCCGGGTTCGATGGCGCTGGCCTTCCGCCTGTTCGACGACGACGGGCTGCGCGTCCGCGCGACCACCCTCATCTCGACCGTGGGCCTGGCCGGCCTCGCGGTGGGCCCCACCACCGGCGGGTTCCTGCTCGCGATCGCGCCCTGGCAGGTTCTGCTGCTGGTCAACGTGCCGATCGCCGTGCTCGCGATCGTCGGCGTACGGTCCGGCATCGCCCCGGACTCCCCGGCCGCCCTGCACCGCGACCCGGTGGACCTCGCCGGCGCGGCGCTGGGCACGGCCACGATCATGCTCGCGCTGGTCGCGCCGACGCTCTTCGTCGAGAAGGGCGCCGGCTCGTGGGTGCCGTGGGCGGCCACCGCGGCGGCCGCCGCCGGGGCGGCCCTGTTCGTGGTCCGCGAACGCACGGCGCGCCATCCCCTGCTGGACCTGCGGCTGATCGCCCACCCGCTGGTGTCGAGCGGCCTGGCGTTCAAGGCCGCGGCCGGGCTGGCCACCGCCGGCCTCGGCTATCTGGTGACCCTGCAGCTGCAGCTGGACTGGGGGTGGACGCCCGGGCTCGCCGCGCTCGGGATGCTGCCGCAGGTCGTCGTGCTCCTCGCCGGCGGCGCGGTCATCGGCCCGCTCGTCGAGCGCGTGGGCCTGGAGCGGGCCGGGTGGCTCAGCGCCGCGGCGGTGGTGGCCGGGCTCGGGGTCTACAGCGCGCTGGGCCGCCTCGGGTACGGGTGGGTCGCGCTCGCGCTGGTGCTGGTGGCGGCCGGGATGCGGGTGGTCGGGGTCGTCGCCGGGGTCAGCGTGCTGCGCGGGCTGCCGCAGAACCGGACGACGATCGGCGCGGCCCTCACCGACACCGCCACCGAGGTCACCTCCGGCGCCGGCATCGCGGTCACCGGCACGATCCTCGCGGCGCTGTTCACCGGCGACATCGCGACGTCTCGGTGGAGCGCCACGCAGACCGCGCAGTTCCGCGAGGCGGTCACGATCGCGGGGTTCACCCTCACCGTCGTGGCGGCGGCACTCGTCGCCTGGGGCATCACACGGGCGCGGCGCGTCACTCCCCGCGACACTCCAGATAGGCGTCCAGCGCCGCAGCCCCGCTGA
- a CDS encoding GNAT family N-acetyltransferase — protein sequence MVLPTPTLRTARLRLRPFEDSDQDDLFALHSNAGVLRFWDAPPWTERARAERFIAVCRRMAADGSGARPAVIRASDGAFLGWCGLSRWNPDHRSASLGFCFGEAAWGHGYATEAAGALLRWAFGTLDLNRVQAECDTRNAASARVLEKLGFVREGTLREDCVVNGEVSDSWVHGLLRREWAG from the coding sequence ATGGTTCTGCCGACGCCCACCCTGCGGACCGCCCGCCTGCGCCTGCGCCCCTTCGAGGACTCCGACCAGGACGATCTGTTCGCGTTGCACAGCAACGCCGGCGTGCTGCGCTTCTGGGACGCGCCACCGTGGACCGAGCGCGCCCGGGCCGAGCGGTTCATCGCCGTCTGCCGCCGGATGGCGGCGGACGGCTCCGGGGCGCGACCGGCCGTGATCCGCGCCAGCGATGGGGCGTTCCTCGGCTGGTGCGGCCTGAGCCGGTGGAATCCGGACCATCGCAGCGCGTCGCTGGGCTTCTGCTTCGGCGAGGCGGCGTGGGGCCACGGGTACGCGACGGAGGCCGCGGGCGCGCTGCTGCGGTGGGCGTTCGGCACGCTGGACCTGAACCGGGTCCAGGCCGAGTGCGACACGCGCAACGCGGCATCGGCCCGCGTGCTGGAGAAGCTCGGCTTCGTCCGCGAGGGCACGCTGCGCGAGGACTGCGTGGTGAACGGCGAGGTCTCCGACTCGTGGGTGCACGGGCTGCTGCGGCGCGAATGGGCCGGGTGA
- a CDS encoding TioE family transcriptional regulator, with protein sequence MSQNLQGGDRLRPVDLARRHGLSTQAVRNYEEAGILPAAGRSPHGYRAYTPLHASALRAFLALLPGYGHPAATSVLQAVNRGATGDALRIVDESHAQLLEDRRTLRAVELALRDLDPVRRERGDTFVGPLSRRLGIRPATLRKWERAGVVQPRRDPRTGYRVYGEADVRDAQLAHQLRRGGYRLEQIAPVIAQVRSAGGVAPLESMLRDWNARLSARSRAMLSGAAALDAYLECRGE encoded by the coding sequence GTGTCTCAAAACCTTCAAGGCGGGGATCGGCTCCGGCCGGTCGATCTGGCCCGCCGGCACGGCCTGTCCACCCAGGCGGTCCGCAACTACGAGGAAGCCGGCATCCTTCCGGCCGCCGGCCGCAGCCCGCACGGGTACCGCGCCTACACGCCGCTGCACGCGTCGGCGCTGCGGGCGTTCCTCGCGCTCCTGCCCGGGTACGGCCACCCGGCGGCCACCTCGGTCCTGCAGGCGGTCAACCGGGGCGCGACCGGCGACGCCCTGCGGATCGTCGACGAGAGCCACGCCCAGCTGCTCGAGGACCGCCGTACGCTGCGGGCCGTCGAGCTCGCCCTGCGCGACCTCGATCCGGTACGCCGCGAGCGCGGCGACACGTTCGTCGGCCCGCTGTCCCGGCGGCTCGGCATCCGGCCGGCCACCCTGCGCAAGTGGGAGCGCGCCGGCGTGGTCCAGCCGCGCCGGGACCCGCGGACCGGTTACCGCGTCTACGGCGAGGCGGACGTCCGCGACGCCCAGCTGGCCCACCAGCTGCGGCGCGGCGGCTACCGGCTGGAGCAGATCGCGCCGGTGATCGCGCAGGTCCGGTCCGCGGGCGGGGTGGCACCGCTGGAGTCCATGCTCCGGGACTGGAACGCCAGGCTCTCGGCCCGCAGCCGCGCCATGCTCAGCGGGGCTGCGGCGCTGGACGCCTATCTGGAGTGTCGCGGGGAGTGA
- a CDS encoding erythromycin esterase family protein, protein MNIVDAATVMRVLSHRPRLLALGEPTHGEESLLGVRNALFRDLVEQEGYRTIAIESDCLMGLVVDAYVTCGAGTLDEAMDRGFSHEWGAFPGNRELVRWMRAYNEGRPAAERVHFAGFDGPLEITGAQSPREALTGLHAYLAARVGKDLLPCTAETLDQLLGTDERWPNQAAMMDPSASVGRSPDADRLRVLADDLVALLEAQTPHLIATSTEEEWHRARLHGRTAVGLLRYHYWMADTSPGRMPRLLGVRDSIMAANLLALAQRGPTLVASHNAHLQRTESSMRLGGEPFSWWSAGAIVGAHLGDAYAFLASAVGTIHHRGVGTPPPDTIEGILYALPDETRLLGVQELSDLLGAAEPAARVSPWFGYAPLDPAHVARTDGIVFVKDSRAA, encoded by the coding sequence ATGAACATTGTCGACGCGGCGACCGTCATGCGCGTGCTGTCCCACCGGCCCCGGCTGCTCGCCCTGGGCGAACCCACCCACGGCGAGGAGTCCCTGCTCGGCGTCCGGAACGCGCTGTTCCGCGACCTGGTCGAGCAGGAGGGCTACCGGACGATCGCCATCGAGAGCGACTGCCTGATGGGGCTGGTCGTGGACGCGTACGTCACCTGCGGCGCCGGGACGCTCGACGAGGCCATGGACCGCGGCTTCAGCCACGAGTGGGGCGCGTTCCCGGGCAACCGCGAGCTGGTGCGCTGGATGCGGGCGTACAACGAGGGGCGGCCGGCGGCGGAGCGGGTGCACTTCGCCGGGTTCGACGGCCCGCTGGAGATCACCGGCGCGCAGAGCCCGCGGGAGGCGCTCACCGGGCTGCACGCGTACCTTGCCGCCCGGGTCGGCAAGGATCTGCTGCCCTGCACCGCGGAGACGCTCGACCAGCTGCTGGGCACGGACGAGCGGTGGCCGAACCAGGCCGCGATGATGGACCCGTCCGCCTCGGTGGGACGGTCGCCCGACGCCGACCGGCTGCGGGTGCTCGCCGACGACCTCGTGGCCCTGCTCGAGGCCCAGACGCCCCATCTGATCGCGACCTCCACCGAGGAGGAGTGGCACCGGGCGCGCCTGCACGGGCGTACCGCCGTCGGCCTGCTGCGCTACCACTACTGGATGGCCGACACGTCACCCGGCCGGATGCCGCGTCTGCTGGGCGTACGGGATTCCATCATGGCCGCCAACCTGCTGGCCCTCGCGCAGCGCGGCCCGACCCTGGTGGCCTCCCACAACGCGCACCTGCAACGCACCGAGAGCAGCATGCGGCTGGGTGGCGAGCCGTTCAGCTGGTGGAGCGCGGGCGCGATCGTCGGCGCGCACCTCGGCGACGCGTACGCCTTCCTCGCCTCCGCCGTCGGCACGATCCACCACCGCGGGGTCGGCACGCCACCCCCGGACACCATCGAGGGCATCCTGTACGCCCTGCCGGACGAGACCCGACTGCTGGGCGTCCAGGAGCTGAGCGACCTGCTCGGTGCAGCGGAGCCGGCCGCCCGCGTCTCGCCCTGGTTCGGCTACGCCCCGCTCGATCCGGCCCACGTGGCCCGCACCGACGGCATCGTGTTCGTCAAGGATTCCCGGGCGGCGTGA
- the ligD gene encoding non-homologous end-joining DNA ligase, with translation MRIPPPGLTVAAAGTSLEIMELPESIAPMLATLGEPSAEPGQAIEFKWDGIRCVAFAEGGGVRLQTRNGNDVTAGYPELARLPEVAGGRPVALDGEIVALDEAGRPSFARLQQRMHVADPSPALVAAVPVVYYVFDLLHLDGVSTMPLPYAERRDLLAGLALSSGEVRVPPHFVDADPQAIMTAAQARGLEGIVVKRLGSAYQPGRRSPSWIKVPVSLTQEVVIIGWKPGQGRRAGTIGSLLTAVAGPDARLSFAGGVGTGFTHQMLTHLQDVLRPYARGTAPVPGIPREFARGAHWVEPLFVGEVAYRNWTPDGRLRHPSWRGLRPDKTPAQARRDVYAPSSPAAEVKGAMVTPDGLWRVEVVSRGGVESFRVVQGDNVLEGLDIHGVEGLLAQRGVELRSLRHADPAA, from the coding sequence ATGCGAATCCCGCCGCCCGGCTTGACGGTCGCCGCCGCAGGGACGTCACTGGAGATCATGGAGTTGCCCGAGTCGATCGCGCCGATGCTCGCCACGCTCGGCGAGCCGTCCGCGGAGCCCGGGCAGGCGATCGAGTTCAAGTGGGACGGCATCCGGTGCGTCGCGTTCGCCGAGGGTGGCGGCGTACGCCTGCAGACCCGTAACGGCAACGACGTCACGGCCGGGTACCCGGAACTGGCCCGGCTGCCGGAGGTGGCCGGCGGCCGGCCGGTGGCGCTCGACGGCGAGATCGTGGCGCTGGACGAGGCCGGCCGCCCCTCGTTCGCCCGGCTCCAGCAGCGCATGCACGTGGCGGATCCGTCGCCCGCGCTCGTCGCGGCGGTGCCCGTCGTCTACTACGTGTTCGACCTGCTCCACCTCGACGGGGTGTCGACCATGCCGCTCCCGTACGCCGAACGCCGCGACCTGCTTGCCGGCCTGGCCCTGAGCTCCGGCGAGGTCCGGGTGCCGCCGCACTTCGTCGACGCCGACCCGCAGGCGATCATGACGGCCGCGCAGGCCCGGGGGCTCGAGGGCATCGTCGTCAAGCGGCTCGGGTCGGCGTACCAGCCGGGGCGGCGCTCGCCGAGCTGGATCAAGGTGCCGGTCTCGCTCACCCAGGAGGTCGTGATCATCGGCTGGAAACCGGGCCAGGGCCGCCGTGCCGGCACCATCGGCTCGCTGTTGACGGCGGTGGCGGGCCCGGACGCACGGCTGTCCTTCGCCGGCGGGGTCGGCACCGGGTTCACCCATCAGATGCTCACTCACCTGCAGGACGTGCTGCGACCGTACGCCCGCGGCACCGCGCCCGTGCCCGGGATCCCGCGCGAGTTCGCCCGCGGCGCCCACTGGGTGGAGCCGCTGTTCGTGGGGGAGGTGGCGTACCGGAACTGGACGCCGGACGGCCGGCTGCGGCACCCGTCGTGGCGCGGGCTGCGGCCGGACAAGACGCCGGCCCAGGCGCGGCGCGACGTGTACGCCCCGTCGTCCCCCGCCGCGGAGGTCAAGGGCGCGATGGTGACGCCGGACGGGCTGTGGCGCGTCGAGGTGGTCAGCCGCGGCGGGGTGGAGTCGTTCCGGGTCGTGCAGGGCGACAACGTCCTGGAGGGCCTGGACATCCACGGCGTCGAAGGGCTGCTCGCGCAGCGCGGGGTCGAACTGCGGTCGCTCCGCCACGCCGACCCCGCCGCCTGA
- a CDS encoding TetR/AcrR family transcriptional regulator, with product MPRTGARGGPQTRAKISEVATRLFLERGFDTVTVAEVARQAGVSSVTVFNHFPRKEDLLLDREADAVEILRSAVRDRAPGADALTSLRAAALGLADERHALSGLKDGSAPFFRTVAASPALVARLREIAAELQETLADELGRDPAFDGDAGLLAAFFIAGYGTVIVETARRLTAGEPPDAVAGHHRARLERLFDALRTGVAPASP from the coding sequence ATGCCCAGGACCGGAGCGCGGGGCGGCCCGCAGACGCGCGCGAAGATCTCCGAGGTCGCGACCCGGCTGTTCCTGGAACGCGGCTTCGACACGGTCACCGTCGCCGAGGTCGCACGGCAGGCCGGCGTCTCCAGCGTCACCGTCTTCAACCACTTCCCGCGCAAGGAGGACCTGCTCCTGGACCGGGAGGCCGACGCGGTCGAGATCCTGCGCTCGGCGGTACGCGACCGCGCGCCGGGAGCCGACGCGCTCACCTCGCTGCGCGCCGCCGCCCTGGGACTGGCCGACGAACGGCACGCGCTGTCCGGGCTCAAGGACGGTTCCGCGCCCTTCTTCCGTACGGTCGCGGCCTCGCCCGCCCTGGTGGCCCGCCTGCGGGAGATCGCCGCGGAGCTGCAGGAAACCCTCGCCGACGAGCTCGGCCGCGACCCGGCGTTCGACGGCGACGCCGGCCTGCTCGCCGCGTTCTTCATCGCCGGCTACGGCACCGTGATCGTCGAGACCGCCCGCCGCCTCACCGCGGGGGAGCCGCCGGACGCCGTCGCCGGCCACCACCGCGCACGCCTCGAGCGGCTCTTCGACGCGCTCCGCACCGGCGTCGCCCCCGCGTCCCCCTGA